From Anticarsia gemmatalis isolate Benzon Research Colony breed Stoneville strain chromosome 3, ilAntGemm2 primary, whole genome shotgun sequence, one genomic window encodes:
- the Bmcp gene encoding uncoupling protein Bmcp mitochondrial, which translates to MGDSDWRPFIYGGLASIVAEFGTFPIDTTKTRLQIQGQKIDPRHVELRYTGMVDCFVKTSQQEGVKALYCGIWPAVLRQATYGTIKFGTYYSLKKWIAKHRADGGSKEHLPTNTFCAAFAGGLSSAIANPTDVLKVRMQVGDEKRGLVRCFVSIYELEGARGLWRGVGPTSQRAALIAAVELPVYDACKKRLTPPLGDTPLNHFASSLLASLGSAVASTPLDVIRTRLMNQRKMKDEVVRPNERIYKGTVDCLLQTVRNEGFLALYKGFIPTWLRMGPWNIIFFLTYEQLKQFY; encoded by the exons ATGGGAGATAGCGACTGGAGACCGTTTATTTACGGCGGCCTTGCGTCGATCGTCGCTGAATTTG GTACATTCCCAATAGACACAACAAAGACTCGCTTGCAGATCCAGGGACAGAAGATAGACCCTCGCCATGTGGAGCTGCGATACACGGGCATGGTGGACTGCTTCGTTAAGACCTCGCAGCAGGAGGGGGTCAAGGCACTGTATTGTGG CATTTGGCCGGCAGTCCTCCGCCAAGCCACATACGGCACGATCAAGTTCGGCACCTACTACTCCTTAAAGAAGTGGATAGCGAAGCACAGAGCCGACGGGGGCAGCAAGGAACACCTGCCAACTAACACGTTCTGCGCGGCCTTCGCCGGTGGACTGTCCAGTGCTATTGCCAATCCTACTGATGTGTTGAAAGTTCGGATGCAG GTAGGCGACGAGAAGCGTGGGCTAGTCCGTTGCTTCGTGAGCATCTACGAGCTGGAAGGCGCGCGCGGGCTGTGGCGCGGCGTGGGCCCCACGTCGCAGCGCGCGGCGCTCATCGCGGCCGTGGAGCTGCCCGTGTACGACGCGTGCAAGAAGCGCCTCACGCCGCCGCTGGGCGACACGCCGCTCAACCACTTCGCGTCCAGCCTGCTCGCCAGCCTCGGCAGCGCGGTGGCTAGCACGCCGCTCGATGTTATTAGG ACAAGACTAATGAACCAAAGAAAGATGAAGGACGAAGTGGTGCGGCCAAACGAGAGGATATACAAAGGAACTGTTGACTGCTTACTACAG ACGGTCCGCAACGAGGGTTTCCTAGCACTATACAAGGGCTTCATCCCGACGTGGCTGCGGATGGGTCCGTGGAACATCATCTTCTTCCTCACGTACGAGCAGCTCAAGCAGTTCTACTGA
- the LOC142987139 gene encoding CKLF-like MARVEL transmembrane domain-containing protein 4 — MSNFNSNQASPTERVRPEKIVRFDKSYIQSTPGYLKLAQIAFNIIGFICIKISWTWVSAIFYNILYWAAIIITGLLLLMYTFHIVEKYDKWPWHKFECLYCGIVALTYFGLSIFATTIGENVGYAVGFFGLCAILAYSFDAYLKFKGWQRGLPPQ, encoded by the exons ATGTCGAATTTCAATAGCAATCAAGCATCTCCCACAGAAAGAGTTCGACCAGAGAAAATAGTCAGATTTGACAAAAGCTATATACAGTCCACTCCTggttatttaaaattagctCAAATT GCATTCAACATAATAGGATTTATCTGCATCAAGATATCATGGACCTGGGTATCAGCTATCTTCTACAACATCCTATACTGGGCAGCGATCATCATCACCGGTCTGCTACTCCTCATGTATACCTTCCACATAGTAGAGAAGTATGACAAGTGGCCGTGGCATAAGTTTGAGTGTTTGTACTGTGGGATAGTTGCTCTCACTTACTTTGGACTTTCTATATTTGCTACTACGATTGGTGAAAACGTTGGATATGCTGTTGGg TTCTTCGGTCTATGCGCGATCCTGGCGTACTCGTTCGACGCGTACCTCAAATTCAAGGGCTGGCAGCGAGGCCTACCACCACAGTAA